One segment of Marvinbryantia formatexigens DSM 14469 DNA contains the following:
- a CDS encoding extracellular solute-binding protein, whose translation MTTKIWKRTAVSALAAVMAVSMAPCRSEAKETSGEKTELTFWLTNEGENYEKVFDEFEKRAGEDMGIDIKVNWTTKHVEEMPLKLMNQEACDLTFDAYWVNLASNISNGLYADLSEYFDNDEYPGLKKAFTPEILETMVSDDGAIYAIPFFEQYADMRCIFYREDWREQLGCEPVTSEETFHAYLQAVNENKDSLGIESAMGLKDRGYFYYLSDWYTAVENNIVEVDNTGVTANLNFRALLSDDGKTVEDVSIFGDPDERFADYPEGYQENFMTKRFLKIADEYGDFGNADSATVTNSEEKFYVGKYGAIEGNLDGYNNIATNLKQNAPDSELGVWFYEDQINNKEATFTNQALSANYVAVPYYSENIDATMEFLDWIFQSQENHDLFCYGIEGEDWEDAGDKTMEDLTPNNKYVFPGYELCWNPEYTRVNVTWPEEMREYKAYATDKENFELNPISGFVFDPNVSTEVKIAYAALKQTGGDYRAQLQSGLFGADTQAKIDEFYEKAKNDIEIVRAEVEKQLQEFLDGK comes from the coding sequence ATGACAACAAAAATCTGGAAGAGAACAGCGGTGTCCGCACTTGCGGCTGTGATGGCGGTATCCATGGCGCCATGCAGATCAGAGGCAAAAGAGACGTCTGGAGAAAAGACAGAGCTTACATTCTGGCTCACAAATGAAGGGGAAAACTATGAAAAGGTATTCGATGAATTTGAAAAGCGTGCAGGCGAGGACATGGGAATTGACATCAAGGTAAACTGGACAACAAAGCATGTGGAAGAGATGCCATTGAAGCTGATGAATCAGGAAGCATGCGACCTGACCTTTGACGCCTACTGGGTAAATCTGGCATCCAATATCAGCAATGGTCTGTATGCAGATCTTTCGGAATATTTTGATAATGACGAGTATCCGGGGCTGAAGAAGGCATTTACACCGGAGATTCTGGAAACGATGGTGAGCGATGACGGCGCGATCTATGCGATCCCGTTTTTTGAACAGTATGCGGACATGCGGTGCATCTTCTATCGTGAAGACTGGAGAGAGCAGCTTGGCTGTGAGCCAGTCACCAGCGAAGAAACATTCCATGCGTATCTGCAGGCGGTAAATGAGAATAAGGATTCCCTTGGTATTGAGTCTGCAATGGGATTGAAAGACCGCGGATACTTCTACTATCTTTCTGACTGGTATACGGCGGTGGAAAATAATATTGTAGAAGTGGATAACACCGGAGTTACTGCGAACTTGAATTTCCGGGCGCTTCTGTCAGATGACGGGAAGACGGTAGAGGACGTAAGCATCTTTGGCGATCCGGACGAACGGTTTGCAGACTATCCCGAAGGGTATCAGGAAAACTTTATGACAAAGCGCTTTCTGAAAATCGCAGATGAATACGGTGATTTCGGAAACGCAGATTCAGCGACAGTGACGAACTCGGAAGAAAAGTTCTATGTAGGAAAATATGGTGCCATTGAAGGAAATCTGGACGGATATAATAACATTGCCACCAACCTGAAACAAAACGCACCGGACAGCGAACTTGGCGTATGGTTCTATGAGGATCAGATCAACAACAAAGAGGCAACCTTTACCAATCAGGCATTGTCGGCAAACTATGTGGCAGTACCGTATTATTCTGAAAATATTGACGCAACGATGGAATTCCTTGACTGGATTTTCCAGAGCCAGGAAAACCACGACCTTTTCTGCTACGGAATCGAGGGTGAGGACTGGGAAGACGCAGGCGACAAGACAATGGAAGATCTGACACCGAATAACAAATATGTATTTCCGGGATATGAGCTGTGCTGGAATCCGGAATACACAAGAGTCAACGTAACATGGCCGGAGGAGATGCGGGAATATAAAGCTTACGCAACTGATAAGGAAAATTTTGAACTGAATCCGATCAGCGGCTTTGTATTCGATCCGAACGTATCGACAGAAGTAAAAATAGCATATGCAGCCCTGAAACAGACAGGCGGAGATTATAGGGCACAGCTTCAGAGCGGCCTGTTCGGAGCGGATACACAGGCAAAAATCGACGAGTTTTACGAAAAAGCAAAGAATGATATTGAGA
- a CDS encoding carbohydrate ABC transporter permease: MKERAVKNHRKLSKSEQALKIACYLIAGVFAFFCIVPFVYIIACSFSEEALILKNGFKLIPQGFTTAAYEVVFGGKQIWISYGVSIFVTVAGTLLSMLVSSMLAYPLAAGIKYGSRINLYIYFTMIFNGGLVPTYMLISRYLHLTNTVWALILPSMVIPWNVFLLRNFFTAIPSSLAESAKLDGANDMTILFRIILPCSKPALATVSLFYALGYWNEWFKAMLYNAGDKNTWPLQYLIMQLIRKTETLANMASQGAAVNTATLPSTTMKMATALCTIGPIILVYPIAQKYFTGGIMVGSVKG; the protein is encoded by the coding sequence ATGAAAGAAAGGGCAGTTAAGAATCACAGAAAGTTAAGTAAAAGCGAGCAGGCGCTCAAGATCGCGTGTTATCTGATTGCAGGAGTCTTTGCATTCTTTTGTATTGTGCCATTCGTTTACATCATAGCCTGCTCATTTTCGGAAGAAGCTTTGATACTAAAGAATGGATTTAAACTGATTCCGCAGGGGTTTACCACGGCGGCGTATGAGGTGGTATTTGGAGGAAAACAAATCTGGATCTCTTACGGAGTATCTATCTTTGTCACGGTAGCTGGTACGCTTTTGAGTATGCTTGTAAGTTCTATGTTGGCATATCCGTTGGCGGCAGGAATCAAATACGGTTCCAGAATCAACCTGTATATTTACTTTACCATGATATTCAACGGAGGTCTTGTCCCCACGTATATGTTGATATCCAGATATCTGCATCTTACCAATACGGTTTGGGCGCTGATCCTGCCGAGCATGGTTATTCCATGGAATGTATTCCTACTGCGGAACTTTTTTACGGCGATACCGAGCTCGTTAGCAGAATCGGCAAAGCTGGACGGTGCCAATGATATGACGATTTTGTTCCGTATTATCCTCCCATGCTCAAAACCAGCGCTTGCTACCGTTAGCCTGTTTTATGCGCTGGGGTACTGGAACGAATGGTTCAAGGCAATGCTCTATAATGCGGGAGACAAAAATACATGGCCGCTACAGTATCTGATCATGCAGTTGATCAGAAAAACTGAAACATTGGCAAACATGGCGTCACAGGGAGCTGCGGTTAATACGGCGACCTTGCCAAGCACGACCATGAAAATGGCGACAGCGCTCTGTACGATCGGGCCGATTATACTGGTATATCCCATCGCGCAGAAATATTTCACAGGCGGAATTATGGTAGGTTCCGTCAAAGGATAA
- a CDS encoding ABC transporter permease, whose amino-acid sequence MQRVKKKNGFFQEIKKHGFLYGMTVPGILQIFIFSYIPMLGLVIAFQNFNVKDGIFGSSFCGLNNFRFFFNGSIWPGLSKAAVNTLWLNVIFIIASTFVSVVLAVVFSEITAKKYKKITQTLSLLPYFISWTIVSLFLNNAVISTDNGILTNLLEGMGIQINFYQEAWVWPIIMVVLKVWQASGYGAIVYLATITGIDPGIMEAAEIDGATKWQKIRYMTLPILRPTVILMTLFNIGRIFYGDFGMFYALIGDNSMLYSTVDVIDTYTYRAMRTLNEYGLSTAIGMVQSVLGFIMVVTANKLARKYEPDSAIF is encoded by the coding sequence ATGCAACGGGTAAAGAAAAAGAACGGTTTCTTTCAGGAAATTAAAAAGCATGGCTTCCTATATGGAATGACGGTTCCGGGAATCCTTCAGATTTTTATTTTTTCCTACATACCGATGCTGGGGCTGGTTATCGCATTTCAGAATTTTAATGTAAAAGACGGAATATTCGGGAGCAGCTTCTGCGGATTGAATAATTTCAGGTTTTTCTTTAATGGCAGTATCTGGCCTGGATTAAGCAAGGCGGCAGTCAATACGCTGTGGCTGAATGTAATCTTTATTATAGCATCGACATTTGTATCCGTAGTCCTTGCAGTGGTGTTCAGTGAGATTACAGCCAAAAAGTATAAGAAGATCACACAGACGCTGTCACTGCTTCCTTACTTCATATCATGGACGATTGTGTCTTTGTTTTTGAACAATGCAGTAATCAGTACGGATAACGGCATCCTGACGAATTTGCTGGAAGGCATGGGGATTCAGATCAATTTTTATCAGGAGGCATGGGTATGGCCGATCATTATGGTAGTTTTAAAGGTATGGCAGGCGTCGGGGTACGGCGCAATAGTCTATCTGGCTACAATTACAGGGATTGATCCTGGAATCATGGAGGCGGCTGAGATTGACGGAGCTACAAAGTGGCAGAAGATCAGATATATGACGCTGCCGATCCTGCGTCCGACGGTTATCTTGATGACATTATTTAACATAGGAAGAATTTTCTACGGAGATTTTGGAATGTTCTATGCGTTGATCGGGGACAACTCCATGCTTTATTCTACGGTGGACGTCATTGATACGTATACATACAGGGCGATGCGGACGCTGAATGAATATGGATTGAGCACGGCGATCGGTATGGTACAATCAGTTCTTGGATTCATCATGGTGGTAACGGCAAATAAGCTGGCAAGAAAATACGAACCGGATTCAGCTATTTTTTAG
- a CDS encoding response regulator transcription factor, producing the protein MLKVIIADDEPVIVKGLKKLIPWEEYGLSIIDEAMDGKELWKKVTEKKPDIVVSDICMPEMTGLEFMARLKQEQIEPQVIFISGYQKFEYVQEAIQLGAVDYILKPVLREAMEGAVKKALLRLRNQERLEIFREEKNELQELLARLNSDNGYAPEELYESFCNMGIDYKGKTFVGICFYLDDKRKKRLEVENYKKAELIKFSVFNRIQNFFRDNKKGVPMKREEDCLYILCMIEPKEKGTLLSDYVLPVLDLVEQEMKTELRSGVGSFSEKASDLGYMYKSAKFAYEMRYFLDRKVICADDIHKKFTDSFEDYERLKKEIREMLVTRRPEVTEKFEECIELIKNLHYGNRYAVINRCILFSGTLNDDLKAYGAAFGEDEKRQIEFMEKMRASITYDELKQEFLDYYGLLTNQIASRAVLWENPAIAQVVNYMKAHFEEDINMRKMAEMACVNSVYFGALFKKTTGRNFKSFLTGLRMDEAKRLVITTDLRTYEIAEKVGYQNTRQFTEKFREYYGCSPAEYKRKLTEK; encoded by the coding sequence ATGTTAAAAGTAATCATAGCCGATGATGAGCCTGTCATCGTAAAAGGATTGAAAAAGCTGATCCCGTGGGAAGAATACGGTCTGTCCATCATAGATGAAGCGATGGACGGAAAGGAACTGTGGAAGAAAGTGACAGAGAAAAAGCCGGACATTGTCGTTTCAGATATCTGTATGCCAGAAATGACTGGCCTGGAATTCATGGCACGCTTAAAGCAGGAGCAGATAGAGCCTCAGGTGATTTTTATCAGTGGATATCAGAAATTTGAATATGTGCAGGAAGCGATCCAATTGGGCGCAGTGGATTATATTCTGAAGCCGGTGTTAAGGGAAGCGATGGAGGGAGCCGTGAAAAAAGCGCTGCTGCGTCTCCGCAATCAGGAAAGGCTGGAAATATTCCGGGAAGAAAAGAATGAACTTCAGGAACTGCTTGCAAGACTGAACAGTGATAATGGATATGCGCCGGAGGAACTGTATGAAAGCTTCTGTAATATGGGGATCGATTACAAAGGGAAAACCTTTGTTGGCATCTGCTTCTATCTTGATGACAAGCGGAAAAAGCGGCTAGAAGTGGAGAATTATAAAAAAGCAGAATTGATTAAATTCTCTGTGTTTAACCGTATCCAGAACTTTTTCCGGGATAATAAGAAGGGAGTTCCGATGAAAAGGGAAGAGGACTGCCTTTATATTCTTTGCATGATTGAGCCAAAAGAGAAGGGAACATTGCTCTCAGACTACGTGCTGCCGGTGTTGGATTTGGTGGAGCAGGAGATGAAAACAGAACTTCGATCCGGCGTGGGATCGTTTTCGGAAAAAGCGTCCGATTTGGGTTATATGTATAAATCGGCAAAATTTGCATATGAGATGCGGTATTTTTTAGACAGGAAAGTGATCTGCGCAGACGATATCCATAAGAAATTCACAGATTCCTTTGAAGATTACGAACGGTTGAAAAAAGAGATCCGGGAAATGCTTGTAACCCGGAGGCCGGAAGTAACGGAGAAGTTTGAAGAATGTATTGAATTAATCAAAAATCTTCATTACGGAAACCGCTATGCTGTGATTAACCGTTGTATTCTTTTTTCTGGAACACTCAATGACGACCTAAAGGCATATGGCGCCGCTTTTGGAGAAGATGAAAAAAGGCAGATTGAATTTATGGAAAAAATGCGTGCTTCCATTACTTATGATGAACTGAAGCAGGAGTTTCTGGACTATTACGGTTTGCTTACCAATCAGATTGCCAGCCGTGCGGTTCTTTGGGAGAATCCGGCCATTGCACAGGTAGTCAATTATATGAAGGCACATTTTGAGGAAGATATCAATATGCGGAAAATGGCGGAAATGGCCTGTGTAAATTCGGTATATTTCGGGGCATTGTTTAAGAAAACAACGGGCCGGAATTTCAAAAGCTTTTTGACAGGTCTCCGTATGGATGAGGCAAAACGGCTTGTGATTACGACAGATCTCAGAACCTATGAAATTGCGGAAAAGGTCGGCTATCAGAATACAAGGCAGTTTACGGAGAAATTCAGAGAATATTACGGCTGCAGCCCGGCAGAGTATAAAAGAAAACTGACAGAAAAGTAA
- a CDS encoding cache domain-containing sensor histidine kinase: MQDKKPEEKKRIYSSMFVKMFIAFILIGLIPLLLTGQILYMRLSSSVEEVMISNASQMAVNMGKNVSDLIGKYDDITQSLYDYTSDDYLYFYELLDDTELEEEERERQITNILYNIMNMDRSIQNVRFIYDKIYNVSRDSTKNMDIRKVLDAQWKPREEDLNSLYIMPTHSESNYYYNSEEKVFTMARNYMDVSTMRTAGSRRMGTLYVDFDPSELEILEEGMDMGEDSEVVVADAKDGTVIYSRDSEKVTQKNQSISGILEALEGESGVYRTEDSIYAYCSVENTDWKVLASISRQNIEGMYMDSGRFVLGMLGAAVLILVAFYGFSRYTSRPVRTLKDAMEKMQKGELDTRVDIRSHDEIQVLGEGFNEMADHLQQYIDQVYVAELRQKDAELAALKSTIKPHYLYNTLEVIRMTAISENAEKASRLIDSLSKQLRYLIGNESDQVTLKEELENIREYFYIVKVRYENLYDLEMDVPADCLHLKVLKLILQPAIENAVKHGLRPKKGAGKVRISVLRRSGCLCITVMDDGVGMPEEKVQEITDLLGKDTIGSRKGETISIGIKNTYDRIVKNYGNSYGFQITSCENLGTIVEYTLPVLEE, translated from the coding sequence ATGCAGGATAAGAAACCGGAAGAGAAGAAGCGCATTTATAGCAGCATGTTTGTAAAAATGTTTATTGCTTTTATTCTGATTGGCCTGATTCCGCTTTTGCTGACCGGACAGATCCTTTATATGCGGCTTTCATCCAGTGTGGAGGAGGTTATGATAAGCAACGCGTCACAGATGGCGGTGAACATGGGAAAAAACGTATCCGACCTGATTGGAAAATATGATGATATTACGCAGTCTTTGTACGATTATACTTCCGATGATTATCTGTACTTTTATGAGCTGTTGGATGATACAGAGCTGGAGGAAGAAGAACGGGAACGCCAGATTACCAATATTCTTTACAACATAATGAATATGGATCGGTCCATTCAAAATGTCCGGTTTATCTATGATAAGATTTATAATGTGAGCCGGGATTCCACAAAGAATATGGATATCCGCAAAGTGCTGGACGCGCAGTGGAAACCGCGGGAGGAAGATTTAAACAGCCTTTATATCATGCCGACTCATTCGGAAAGCAACTATTATTATAATTCCGAAGAAAAGGTGTTTACTATGGCGCGGAATTATATGGATGTGTCAACGATGCGCACGGCAGGGAGCAGGCGCATGGGAACTTTGTATGTTGATTTCGATCCATCGGAGCTGGAGATTCTGGAAGAGGGAATGGATATGGGGGAGGACAGCGAGGTCGTTGTGGCAGACGCAAAAGACGGTACGGTCATATACAGCAGGGATTCGGAGAAGGTGACACAGAAAAACCAGAGCATCAGCGGCATTCTGGAAGCCTTGGAAGGCGAGAGCGGGGTATATCGGACAGAAGACAGCATTTATGCATATTGCAGTGTAGAAAATACCGATTGGAAAGTACTGGCAAGTATCAGCAGGCAAAATATCGAAGGAATGTATATGGACAGCGGCAGGTTTGTTCTCGGGATGCTGGGAGCCGCTGTGCTGATTCTTGTGGCGTTTTACGGATTTTCCCGTTATACCAGCCGTCCGGTCAGGACGTTGAAAGACGCGATGGAAAAGATGCAAAAAGGCGAACTGGATACCCGGGTAGACATCCGCAGCCATGATGAAATACAGGTTCTGGGGGAGGGATTTAACGAGATGGCGGATCATCTGCAGCAGTACATTGATCAGGTGTATGTGGCTGAACTGCGGCAGAAGGACGCGGAGCTTGCCGCGTTGAAATCCACGATCAAGCCTCATTATCTGTACAATACACTGGAGGTAATCCGCATGACGGCAATTTCAGAAAACGCGGAAAAAGCCTCCAGATTGATTGACAGTCTTTCCAAACAGCTCAGGTATCTGATTGGAAATGAATCGGATCAGGTAACGCTGAAAGAGGAACTGGAAAACATTCGGGAGTATTTTTATATTGTAAAAGTGAGGTATGAAAATCTTTATGATCTTGAGATGGATGTTCCGGCGGATTGCCTGCACCTGAAAGTGTTGAAGCTGATTCTGCAGCCTGCAATTGAAAATGCGGTAAAACATGGGCTGCGTCCGAAAAAAGGAGCCGGAAAGGTTCGGATCAGTGTGCTGAGAAGATCCGGATGCCTGTGCATCACTGTTATGGATGATGGTGTGGGGATGCCGGAGGAGAAGGTGCAGGAAATCACAGATCTGCTGGGGAAGGACACTATCGGGAGCAGGAAAGGGGAAACAATCTCAATCGGCATTAAAAATACGTATGACCGGATTGTAAAGAATTACGGAAATAGCTACGGATTTCAGATTACAAGCTGCGAGAACCTGGGAACAATTGTGGAATATACACTGCCGGTGCTGGAGGAATGA
- a CDS encoding ABC transporter substrate-binding protein gives MGKEKLRRIIKKNRGIRRIAVGCLTAAALFALIFAFYNRHAEVENTQTEEKTVLIVTFASGDDGWNRSVSLVCAAFMEKYPEIEVRLQPSTRTQSGFYDDYLKRQTAVGELGDVVEVKDIRMAYEEGMFCPLPDELTDLLQDTWMAPDGCVYTLPGVRLEQGMIYNKDVFDALGLTPPSTWEEFEVLCETLKERQYTPLVVGGGDSWHLMFWCRYFFNSCVTSSNPSWQKDCTLGKVSWTEEEPAEMLDRFAGLFEKGYVSRGYAMTGDAETCEYIANGNAVMLYSLCNQIPKIQSLNPEIRLGWFFMPDDEGRKYSFTDNQSGWGISAECGNDEKKYDAAVNFLKFFYSEEIYGEICSLMNALPVTKQEIPVENEQLKAISEEVGSGVLKPEMQIGDEDTPEGFRNFLCAGLKKVLDGEKTKEEMLKEYQQEWERAVADAG, from the coding sequence ATGGGAAAAGAGAAATTACGGAGGATCATCAAAAAGAACCGTGGTATCAGGAGAATTGCAGTGGGATGCCTGACAGCCGCCGCTTTGTTCGCATTAATTTTTGCTTTTTATAATAGGCATGCCGAAGTGGAAAACACGCAGACGGAGGAGAAAACCGTACTGATCGTGACCTTCGCGTCGGGGGACGACGGATGGAACAGATCAGTGAGTCTGGTGTGCGCCGCATTTATGGAAAAGTACCCGGAGATTGAGGTGAGACTGCAGCCTTCCACAAGGACGCAGAGCGGATTTTACGACGACTATTTAAAGCGGCAGACTGCCGTTGGCGAACTTGGGGATGTGGTGGAGGTAAAGGATATCAGGATGGCATATGAGGAAGGTATGTTCTGCCCGCTTCCGGATGAGCTGACAGACCTTCTGCAAGATACGTGGATGGCTCCTGACGGCTGTGTGTATACGCTGCCCGGCGTCAGGCTGGAGCAGGGGATGATTTATAACAAAGATGTGTTTGACGCGCTGGGGCTGACGCCGCCTTCCACCTGGGAGGAATTTGAAGTCCTGTGCGAGACGCTGAAGGAACGGCAGTATACACCCCTGGTGGTAGGGGGAGGCGATAGCTGGCATCTGATGTTCTGGTGCAGGTATTTTTTTAATTCCTGTGTAACGTCATCGAACCCATCGTGGCAGAAGGATTGCACACTGGGGAAGGTGTCGTGGACGGAAGAGGAACCGGCGGAAATGCTGGATCGGTTCGCTGGACTGTTTGAAAAAGGATACGTCAGCCGCGGCTATGCCATGACTGGCGATGCTGAGACCTGCGAGTACATCGCTAACGGCAATGCCGTTATGCTGTATTCTCTGTGCAACCAGATCCCGAAGATACAGAGCCTGAATCCGGAGATACGGCTTGGCTGGTTCTTTATGCCGGATGATGAAGGCCGGAAATATTCCTTTACCGACAATCAGTCCGGGTGGGGTATTTCAGCGGAGTGCGGAAACGATGAGAAAAAATATGACGCTGCAGTGAATTTTCTGAAGTTTTTTTATTCCGAAGAAATTTACGGAGAAATCTGCAGCCTGATGAATGCGCTTCCGGTGACAAAACAGGAAATTCCGGTAGAAAATGAGCAGCTAAAAGCAATCAGCGAAGAGGTCGGCAGTGGAGTACTGAAGCCTGAGATGCAAATCGGGGATGAAGATACGCCGGAAGGTTTCCGGAATTTTTTGTGCGCAGGTTTGAAGAAAGTGCTTGACGGGGAAAAAACAAAAGAAGAGATGTTAAAAGAATACCAGCAGGAATGGGAAAGGGCGGTTGCGGATGCAGGATAA
- a CDS encoding carbon-nitrogen hydrolase family protein, translating into MTEKNLLLAKRAASLGADVIVTAEAINFAGQPKQYQGDYKKLIKKTQDNILEKFLQTAKDSKAYLIAGMFYADGENELSNCAFLLDPDGEVKACYKKIHLAGDEKTYLKAGEDFTVTDTEYGKFGFAICWDMQFPETARILAHKGADIIFCPTWGWEWIYGPARAYENGIYTAAAMGVPYWMDIQDLRSPSQIISPDGRILSSGNCTGDDVVIGEVDLKAAKRCRESRLLERKPELYQELLQV; encoded by the coding sequence ATGACAGAGAAGAATCTGTTGCTGGCGAAACGGGCCGCGAGTCTGGGAGCAGATGTAATCGTGACTGCGGAAGCAATCAATTTTGCCGGACAGCCAAAACAATATCAGGGTGACTACAAAAAGCTGATAAAAAAAACGCAGGACAATATTTTGGAGAAGTTTTTACAGACGGCAAAAGATTCGAAGGCATATCTTATTGCGGGAATGTTTTATGCAGATGGAGAGAACGAACTCTCTAATTGTGCTTTTCTGCTTGATCCTGATGGTGAGGTGAAAGCGTGTTACAAGAAAATTCATCTGGCGGGGGACGAGAAGACATATCTGAAGGCAGGAGAAGATTTCACTGTGACAGATACCGAATATGGAAAGTTTGGTTTTGCAATTTGCTGGGATATGCAGTTTCCGGAGACAGCAAGGATACTGGCGCACAAAGGTGCGGATATTATTTTTTGTCCAACGTGGGGATGGGAATGGATCTATGGGCCTGCACGGGCTTATGAGAATGGAATCTATACTGCCGCCGCGATGGGGGTGCCATATTGGATGGATATTCAAGATCTCCGCAGTCCGAGCCAGATCATCTCGCCGGACGGACGGATACTGTCGTCCGGCAATTGTACAGGAGATGACGTGGTTATCGGAGAGGTGGATCTGAAAGCTGCAAAGCGTTGCCGGGAATCGCGGCTTTTGGAACGGAAGCCGGAATTGTATCAAGAATTATTGCAAGTATAG
- a CDS encoding alpha-L-arabinofuranosidase C-terminal domain-containing protein, which produces MRAEVFVNPDRVISEVSAGIFGSFIENLGACIYGGVYDPGSPAADEDGFRMDVIETAKKMGVTSVRFPGGCYAPYYHFEDGIGPKKQRPKTRYRTHYDNPDNSFGTDEYIKWCRKIGAEPFICINMGTGTPEEARNWVEYCNGSVGSRYADQRWENGHKEPHGVRLWGIGNEVGGNWELGYFDHAGDYVRRAREFAMAMKEADPSIKLIGCGAHFPVLDGIYDAPTGYFPNPSDNWNREVLDRMFEYLDYIDLHHYIGHDYKDDIMQTWEKMGTEKVHYYLNEQMQILEDAYRIMREDIRLIRHKHGNMKPIGIALDEYNSWYRADENICCNYTAADGLLAAAYFNIFIRNADVAVLCNMAQLVNVLPAVIVEPGGGRSFRTAVSYVQELFLPNKGLEAVDIWVQSPTWEGAYYKEVPYLDASCSYDREKKRLVLNLVNRHIKEDVTVSFGIKGKTVGAISGKFFGNTEPDTENDLEHPNRLSLKEFRCTEPSGIVIPPLSAAVLNVELI; this is translated from the coding sequence ATGAGAGCAGAAGTATTTGTAAATCCGGACAGGGTGATATCGGAAGTATCTGCCGGTATTTTCGGGAGTTTTATTGAAAATCTTGGCGCATGTATCTATGGCGGGGTTTATGATCCGGGAAGTCCTGCGGCGGATGAGGATGGGTTCCGGATGGACGTGATAGAAACAGCGAAAAAAATGGGAGTGACTTCAGTTCGCTTTCCCGGCGGCTGCTATGCGCCGTATTATCATTTTGAAGACGGAATCGGACCGAAGAAACAACGGCCGAAGACACGATACAGAACGCATTATGATAATCCGGATAATTCGTTTGGAACAGACGAATATATCAAGTGGTGTAGAAAGATAGGTGCCGAACCGTTTATCTGTATCAATATGGGAACCGGAACCCCGGAAGAGGCAAGAAACTGGGTGGAATACTGCAACGGTTCAGTTGGAAGCCGTTATGCGGATCAACGATGGGAAAATGGTCATAAAGAACCTCATGGAGTCAGGCTGTGGGGTATTGGAAATGAAGTTGGCGGAAACTGGGAGCTTGGATATTTCGATCATGCAGGAGATTATGTGAGACGGGCACGTGAATTTGCAATGGCGATGAAAGAGGCGGATCCCTCAATTAAACTGATTGGCTGTGGTGCACATTTTCCGGTACTGGATGGCATTTATGACGCACCAACCGGATATTTCCCTAATCCGTCTGATAATTGGAACCGGGAAGTACTGGATCGTATGTTTGAATATCTGGACTATATTGATCTGCATCACTATATCGGACATGACTACAAAGATGATATTATGCAGACATGGGAAAAGATGGGAACAGAAAAGGTACATTATTATCTGAATGAGCAGATGCAGATTTTAGAGGACGCTTACCGGATTATGCGGGAAGATATCCGTCTGATCAGGCATAAGCATGGGAACATGAAACCCATCGGCATTGCGCTGGACGAGTATAATTCATGGTATCGCGCCGATGAGAACATCTGCTGTAACTATACTGCAGCAGACGGACTTTTGGCGGCGGCCTATTTTAACATCTTTATCCGAAATGCGGATGTCGCGGTGCTGTGCAACATGGCACAGCTTGTGAACGTACTTCCGGCAGTGATCGTAGAACCGGGCGGAGGTAGGTCCTTTCGGACGGCGGTATCTTATGTACAGGAATTATTTCTCCCCAATAAGGGACTGGAGGCGGTGGATATCTGGGTACAGTCGCCGACATGGGAGGGAGCTTATTATAAGGAAGTTCCTTATCTGGATGCTTCCTGCAGTTATGACAGAGAAAAAAAACGATTAGTATTGAATCTGGTAAACAGACATATAAAAGAAGACGTAACGGTAAGTTTCGGAATAAAAGGAAAAACGGTAGGAGCGATTTCTGGGAAATTTTTTGGAAATACAGAACCGGATACAGAAAATGATCTGGAACATCCAAACCGCCTTTCCCTCAAAGAATTCCGGTGTACAGAACCATCTGGAATTGTAATTCCGCCGCTTAGCGCGGCAGTCCTGAATGTAGAACTGATATGA